A genomic region of Nymphaea colorata isolate Beijing-Zhang1983 chromosome 2, ASM883128v2, whole genome shotgun sequence contains the following coding sequences:
- the LOC116248370 gene encoding ankyrin repeat-containing protein At2g01680-like, translated as MDRRLYETCIKGSVEALDELVREDELIIDQVTGHFLQTPLHLAAQFGHVKLVAAILRLRPTMVGAENWKMATPIHEACQHGNAEILSLLLDKGRWAASKVNSENETPLLLACRWGRLDVVRVLLNESVLLVSEFEGSSTCLHLAASGGYTEIVREILKARPHFASRLDESGMSPLHLSSRKGHVGATSELVRFDSDLSLVTDKEGWTALHMAATKGSVAILSEILSASRESMAMLTSAGDSVLHLGVKNNRVDMVKYVVENMDVSEILNMPDRGGNTILHLAVAAKLPQMVKYIVSKTRIDINMVNLDGLTALDMVGDGGTDDKADQMRTALENAGAKHSRELPQASTPNMQRTEMAGEKIPSPCHSPPPELQNIATPKELGISSPRGRSASPVPSWSQHQQRPRLRESHLKNHSEGLRNSRNTITVVAVLIATVTFAAVISPPGGVYDQGELAGKAIMATTKGFKIFMVCNDLALFSSLSTVIILISIVPFQRRVLTKLLSVTQRVTWASVTFMVMAYMAATCVILPRGHSSKGMLVAVYSIGWGTMGPVFVGLFVLLVRHRIRKEEFKKGKMWKSRRSRPSSQRISDVEEARRPSSQRISDVEEARRPSSQRISDVEARRPSSHRRCTCGIEAHANSSDKLLARQPKMARDRRRIYDVHAHTNSSGAESFNSDVYSSECDGYSVH; from the exons ATGGACAGAAGGCTTTACGAGACCTGCATCAAGGGCTCTGTTGAAGCATTGGATGAGTTAGTCAGGGAAGATGAGCTCATAATCGATCAAGTGACGGGCCATTTCCTGCAGACGCCATTACACCTTGCTGCTCAATTTGGTCATGTCAAGTTGGTGGCGGCAATCCTCAGGCTCCGGCCGACGATGGTGGGTGCAGAGAATTGGAAGATGGCGACTCCAATACATGAGGCGTGCCAGCACGGGAATGCAGAAATATTGAGCCTACTGCTGGACAAAGGTCGTTGGGCAGCTAGCAAGGTCAACAGTGAGAACGAGACCCCTCTCTTACTGGCATGTCGTTGGGGACGTCTTGACGTGGTGAGAGTGCTTCTGAACGAGTCAGTGCTGCTGGTCTCGGAGTTTGAGGGTTCTTCAACTTGCCTGCATCTTGCAGCTTCTGGAGGCTACACAG AAATCGTGCGGGAGATCCTCAAAGCGAGGCCCCATTTTGCGTCGAGATTGGACGAAAGCGGGATGTCTCCATTGCATCTTTCTTCGAGGAAGGGGCACGTAGGAGCAACAAGTGAGCTGGTGAGGTTCGATTCTGATCTCTCACTTGTAACTGATAAGGAGGGATGGACTGCCTTGCACATGGCGGCCACCAAAGGATCGGTGGCCATCTTGTCTGAGATCCTGTCCGCGAGTAGGGAGTCTATGGCCATGCTCACCAGCGCTGGCGATAGCGTGCTTCATCTGGGCGTCAAGAACAACCGCGTGGACATGGTGAAGTATGTGGTGGAGAACATGGATGTCTCGGAGATTCTTAACATGCCTGATCGTGGAGGCAACACCATTTTACACCTTGCAGTTGCTGCAAAACTTCCTCAA ATGGTGAAGTACATAGTTAGCAAGACACGGATTGATATCAACATGGTCAATCTGGATGGCCTCACTGCTCTTGACATGGTGGGAGATGGAGGCACAGATGATAAGGCAGACCAAATGCGAACTGCACTTGAAAACGCCGGTGCCAAACATTCCAGGGAACTTCCACAGGCCTCAACGCCGAACATGCAGAGAACAGAAATGGCGGGGGAGAAGATCCCAAGTCCATGCCACAGCCCTCCGCCAGAGCTGCAGAATATAGCAACCCCAAAGGAGCTGGGAATCTCCAGCCCTAGAGGCAGATCGGCTTCGCCGGTGCCTTCCTGGTCCCAGCACCAGCAGCGGCCGAGGTTGAGGGAGAGTCACCTAAAGAACCACAGTGAAGGCCTAAGGAACTCACGCAATACAATTACAGTGGTGGCGGTCCTCATCGCCACGGTGACTTTTGCGGCCGTGATCAGCCCTCCCGGCGGGGTATACGACCAAGGCGAGTTGGCCGGAAAGGCCATCATGGCTACCACAAAGGGCTTCAAGATATTCATGGTCTGCAATGACTTGGCCCTTTTCTCATCACTCAGCACTGTCATCATCCTCATCAGCATTGTGCCCTTCCAGCGGCGCGTGCTGACGAAGCTCCTCTCAGTGACCCAGAGGGTGACGTGGGCATCCGTCACCTTCATGGTGATGGCTTACATGGCAGCCACGTGTGTGATCTTGCCACGTGGACACAGCAGCAAGGGGATGTTGGTGGCTGTTTACTCCATAGGATGGGGCACAATGGGGCCTGTGTTTGTGGGGCTGTTTGTGTTGCTGGTTAGGCACCGGATACGGAAGGAGGAATTCAAGAAAGGGAAGATGTGGAAGAGCCGCCGCAGCCGGCCATCGAGCCAGCGTATCTCTGATGTGGAGGAGGCTCGCCGGCCATCGAGCCAGCGTATCTCTGATGTGGAGGAGGCTCGCCGGCCATCGAGCCAGCGTATCTCTGATGTGGAGGCTCGCCGGCCATCGAGCCATCGCCGGTGCACCTGTGGCATAGAGGCACATGCCAATTCAAGTGACAAATTATTGGCTCGCCAGCCGAAGATGGCGAGAGATCGCCGGCGTATCTACGACGTACACGCACATACCAATTCAAGTGGTGCTGAATCATTTAACTCCGATGTCTATAGCTCGGAGTGCGATGGATATAGCGTACACTAG
- the LOC116247139 gene encoding photosynthetic NDH subunit of subcomplex B 3, chloroplastic, whose amino-acid sequence MEMLRVNYIPRQSFAATSHSDKIHRASKIAPGPRLLRTIVRATTDPEEETPSIDFAFIGSRLLPDGNPDVAFRSATGGRKLRNIMKDCHIDLYGPYDKALLNCAGGGTCGTCIVEVVAGKELLSPRTDKEKEILEKKPKNWRLACQTVVGKEDSRGEVVIQTLPEWKVHEWD is encoded by the exons ATGGAGATGCTTCGCGTGAACTACATTCCTCGCCAGTCCTTTGCGGCCACTTCTCACTCGGACAAGATTCACAGGGCATCAAAAATTGCCCCTGGTCCTCGTCTTCTGAGGACCATAGTTAGAGCAACCACCGATCCGGAAGAAGAAACCCCATCTATCGACTTCGCATTCATTGGA TCTAGGCTTCTCCCAGATGGCAACCCAGACGTCGCGTTTCGTTCGGCGACGGGCGGTCGGAAACTCAGGAACATAATGAAGGACTGCCATATTGATCTCTATGGGCCTTAT GACAAAGCTCTACTGAATTGTGCAGGTGGCGGCACATGTGGAACTTGCATTGTAGAG GTTGTAGCTGGCAAGGAATTGTTAAGTCCCCGTACagacaaagaaaaggaaattctCGAGAAG AAACCCAAAAATTGGAGGCTGGCATGTCAAACAGTTGTTGGGAAGGAAGACTCGAGAGGCGAG gttgtcatccaaacattgcCAGAATGGAAAGTACATGAATGGGATTGA
- the LOC116248952 gene encoding aquaporin TIP2-1-like: MACIAFGRCDDSFSCASIKAYLAEFISTLLFVFAGVGSAIAYDKLTSDAALDPAGLVAIAVCHGFALFVAVSVGATISGGHVNPAVTFGLALGGQITILTGIFYWVAQLLGAIVACFLLKLVTGGLAVPTHTLGSGVGAIEGVVMEIIITFALVYTVYATAVDPKKGSLGTIAPIAIGFIVGANILAAGPFSGGSMNPARSFGPAVVSGNFTDNWVYWVGPLIGGGLAGLVYGNLYMCPSDHAPLSSEF, from the exons ATGGCTTGCATTGCCTTTGGGAGGTGTGATGATTCCTTCAGTTGTGCATCCATCAAAGCATACCTTGCCGAGTTCATCTCCACTCTTCTCTTTGTGTTTGCTGGTGTTGGATCCGCCATTGCTTACG ATAAGCTGACATCTGATGCAGCTCTGGACCCTGCCGGCCTGGTAGCAATTGCAGTCTGCCATGGCTTCGCACTGTTTGTAGCCGTTTCTGTCGGCGCCACCATCTCCGGCGGCCATGTAAATCCGGCAGTCACCTTTGGGTTGGCCCTTGGGGGTCAGATCACCATTCTCACCGGCATCTTCTACTGGGTTGCCCAACTTCTTGGAGCCATTGTGGCTTGTTTCCTTCTCAAGCTCGTCACGGGAGGCTTG GCTGTTCCAACCCACACCTTGGGATCAGGAGTTGGTGCCATTGAAGGAGTTGTAATGGAGATCATCATCACCTTCGCGTTGGTCTACACCGTCTATGCGACGGCGGTCGACCCGAAGAAGGGCTCATTGGGCACGATTGCACCCATAGCCATCGGGTTCATTGTGGGTGCAAACATCCTGGCGGCAGGGCCGTTCTCCGGTGGATCCATGAACCCGGCTCGCTCTTTCGGACCGGCGGTGGTCAGTGGGAACTTCACCGACAACTGGGTTTACTGGGTTGGTCCTCTCATTGGTGGTGGCTTGGCCGGCCTCGTCTATGGAAACCTCTACATGTGTCCCTCAGACCATGCTCCTCTCTCCTCTGAATTTTAG
- the LOC116247785 gene encoding trimethyltridecatetraene synthase-like has translation MGPLSVISYIPALAAAALFLYTVVELLRHRLRLNLPPGPTPWPIIGNLNLLGRLPHRSLADLARTYGPIMYLQLGSRPAVVASSIDAAQLFLRTHDLAFASRPRTAAGKHTAYGHSTMTWSPYGPYWRFSRKLYLTELFSDKRLASFRYIHTEEVRELVRSLHSAGRKPVVLRESLWRLTAGIICRMALGRKYVDFDVGDDRPEIVSPEEFREMLDELFLLNGVPVLGDSIPWLGWLDVGGYVRRMKAVARRLDGFLERVLEESRGRLKGEVGAGAAKSLLDLLLRFAEDPTADVELSVDQVKALTMEIIAGGTESSSLNMEWAMSEMLRRPEVLMKATEEVDAVVGKERMVEEEDLASLPYIEAIVKETLRLHPAAPILTPHLSREHCNVAGYDLPSGTRLLVNVWAIQNDPAVWEDPAEFRPERFTGAKKGVDVSGQEFELLPFGAGRRMCPGIRLAMKVIQLTLATLVHAFSWELPSGMTPPQVDMEELLGLTLKRKVQIQAIAVPRLASHVYQI, from the exons ATGGGGCCTCTGTCGGTCATTTCCTACATACCGGCGCTTGCAGCGGCTGCCCTCTTCCTCTACACAGTCGTAGAACTCCTCCGTCACCGTCTCCGGCTCAACTTACCTCCGGGGCCTACGCCCTGGCCCATCATCGGCAATCTCAACCTACTCGGCCGCCTACCGCACCGCTCCCTCGCCGACCTTGCCCGGACATACGGTCCCATCATGTATCTCCAACTCGGTTCCCGCCCGGCGGTCGTCGCCTCCTCCATCGACGCCGCCCAGCTCTTCCTCAGGACCCACGACCTGGCCTTCGCCTCCCGGCCGAGGACCGCTGCCGGGAAGCACACCGCCTACGGCCACTCCACCATGACGTGGTCGCCGTACGGACCATACTGGCGCTTCTCCCGAAAGCTCTACCTCACCGAGCTCTTCAGCGACAAGCGACTCGCGTCCTTCCGGTACATCCACACCGAGGAGGTGAGGGAGCTCGTCCGCAGCCTCCACTCCGCCGGCCGGAAGCCAGTGGTCTTAAGGGAAAGCCTGTGGAGATTGACGGCGGGGATCATCTGTCGGATGGCCTTGGGGAGGAAGTACGTGGACTTCGACGTTGGGGATGACAGGCCGGAGATCGTGTCGCCGGAGGAGTTCCGGGAGATGCTGGACGAGCTGTTCCTGCTCAACGGGGTGCCCGTGCTGGGCGACTCAATCCCATGGCTGGGTTGGCTTGACGTCGGCGGGTACGTCAGGAGGATGAAGGCGGTCGCGAGGAGGCTGGATGGGTTCTTGGAGCGGGTGCTGGAGGAAAGCCGGGGAAGGCTCAAGGGGGAGGTGGGCGCAGGGGCGGCGAAGAGCTTACTCGACCTGCTTCTCCGATTCGCAGAGGACCCGACGGCGGACGTCGAGCTAAGCGTGGACCAAGTCAAGGCGCTCACGATG GAGATCATTGCCGGTGGGACCGAGAGCTCATCGCTGAACATGGAGTGGGCCATGTCGGAGATGCTGAGGCGGCCGGAGGTGCTGATGAAAGCGACGGAGGAGGTGGACGCCGTCGTCGGAAAGGAGCGaatggtggaggaggaggaccTCGCCAGTCTCCCCTATATAGAAGCCATAGTGAAGGAGACGTTGAGGCTGCACCCAGCCGCGCCGATCCTCACTCCCCACCTATCCCGTGAGCACTGCAACGTCGCCGGCTACGACCTCCCCTCCGGCACGCGCTTGCTCGTCAACGTGTGGGCCATCCAGAACGATCCTGCAGTCTGGGAGGATCCGGCTGAGTTCCGGCCGGAGAGGTTCACGGGAGCAAAGAAGGGTGTGGACGTGAGCGGCCAGGAGTTCGAGTTGCTGCCATTTGGGGCGGGGAGGCGGATGTGCCCGGGGATCCGCCTGGCCATGAAGGTGATACAACTGACCTTGGCCACCCTTGTTCATGCCTTCAGCTGGGAGCTGCCCAGCGGCATGACGCCTCCCCAGGTCGATATGGAAGAGCTTCTCGGCttgaccttgaagaggaaggtCCAGATCCAGGCCATTGCTGTGCCTCGGCTCGCATCCCATGTATATCAAATATga
- the LOC116247786 gene encoding aquaporin TIP4-4 has protein sequence MRKIALGSHREAAQADCLRAVLAEIILTFLFVFAGVGSAMASEKLAGGSGIAGLAAVAVAHALVVAVMISAGLHISGGHLNPAVTLGLAVAGNITIFRSALYWIAQLLGSTLACLLLRFLTGGLETPIHALPSGVGYFQGVIMEVVLTFSLLFVVYATIVDPKRTAVGSQGPILVGLVVGANILAGGAFSGASMNPARSFGPAFAAGNWTDHWVYWVGPLLGGGLAGFVYDAIFLTHTHMPIRGGEDY, from the exons ATGAGGAAGATAGCGTTGGGAAGTCACCGGGAGGCAGCTCAGGCTGATTGTCTCCGAGCGGTGCTGGCCGAAATTATCCTCACCTTTCTGTTTGTCTTCGCCGGAGTCGGTTCGGCCATGGCATCAG AGAAGCTAGCAGGTGGGTCCGGAATAGCCGGCCTGGCAGCAGTGGCCGTGGCACACGCGCTCGTTGTTGCGGTCATGATATCAGCAGGCCTGCACATCTCAGGTGGCCATCTGAACCCGGCCGTCACGCTCGGGTTGGCCGTCGCCGGAAACATCACCATCTTCAGGTCGGCCCTTTACTGGATCGCTCAGCTGCTGGGCTCTACCCTCGCCTGCCTGCTCCTCAGGTTCTTAACCGGTGGTCTG GAGACGCCAATTCACGCGCTGCCCAGCGGTGTGGGCTACTTCCAAGGAGTAATAATGGAGGTGGTGCTCACCTTCTCTCTGTTGTTTGTGGTCTATGCCACCATAGTGGACCCCAAAAGGACAGCGGTCGGAAGTCAAGGCCCCATTCTTGTAGGCTTGGTGGTCGGTGCTAACATCTTGGCCGGTGGGGCCTTTTCCGGTGCGTCTATGAACCCAGCGAGGTCCTTCGGccctgccttcgccgccggGAACTGGACCGACCACTGGGTCTACTGGGTAGGACCACTTTTAGGTGGAGGTCTTGCTGGGTTCGTCTATGATGCAATCTTCCTCACCCACACCCATATGCCGATTCGTGGAGGAGAAGACTACTAG
- the LOC116247454 gene encoding VAN3-binding protein-like: MERSRGGRRKLSSRRHLEGIEEDGPVKPCLFPTFPLPDTPREPMEFLSRSWSVSAMEVSKALSDALDSGSAGGKCYAASPRPSDADRSILPIPSPSDVAGEPFSDSEWLQLHRALYQDFLYRERLMNNGFYKSLLRGRAAGRWLKEQKEKRKEEHRARTARVHAATSVAGVAAAIAAIAAATAAVSSDGQEDPGKTTSAVASAAALVASHCVEIAESMGAHRDQILAVVDSAVNVRTSGDIMTLTAGAATALRGAAILRSRLQKGNGNASSSQSAKPKAEKESEGLETSTPMRYVSHGGDLLKITRKGEQLTWAHQKDRCKQLLSPLVFFPVSVYMNSSSQRGQSLAQSGTPQRQPKLLLLRRSFPSLSNYDLQVVVKLRGQAHGGTFVKKKKSIVYDVSEDIPAWPGREQEGGEQKAFFGIETARGLIQFEYKNKKHREIWSQGVQQLLLCKGNENVAASIYKERKLELEEMRVTI; the protein is encoded by the exons aTGGAGAGGTCCAGGGGTGGTCGCAGAAAATTGAGTTCTCGCAGGCATTTGGAAGGCATCGAAGAGGATGGGCCCGTGAAGCCGTGTCTCTTCCCGACCTTCCCCTTACCGGACACGCCTAGAGAGCCCATGGAGTTCCTGTCCAGGTCCTGGAGCGTGTCGGCCATGGAGGTCTCCAAGGCGCTGAGCGACGCGCTTGATTCCGGCAGTGCTGGTGGCAAGTGCTACGCGGCCTCGCCTCGGCCGTCCGATGCCGACCGGTCTATCTTGCCCATCCCGTCGCCTTCGGACGTGGCCGGCGAACCCTTTTCAGATTCT GAGTGGCTTCAGCTTCATCGAGCACTATATCAGGACTTCCTTTACCGTGAAAGGTTGATGAATAATGGA TTTTACAAGAGCCTTTTGAGGGGACGAGCGGCGGGCAGATGGCTGAAAGAgcagaaggagaagaggaaggaggagcaTCGAGCCCGCACTGCGCGAGTCCACGCCGCGACGTCGGTGGCCGGAGTTGCAGCAGCCATTGCTGCGATTGCAGCGGCAACTGCAGCTGTGTCGTCTGATGGACAAGAGGATCCCGGCAAGACAACTTCAGCTGTTGCTTCTGCTGCCGCCCTGGTGGCTTCCCACTGTGTTGAGATCGCGGAGTCGATGGGTGCCCACCGAGATCAAATTCTAGCAGTCGTCGACTCGGCTGTTAACGTGCGAACGTCTGGCGACATCATGACTTTAACTGCTGGCGCCGCAACAG CCTTACGTGGGGCGGCGATTCTTAGGAGCAGGCTTCagaaaggaaatggaaatgCATCTTCTTCACAGAGCGCCAAGCCAAAGGCGGAAAAAGAAAGTGAGGGGTTGGAGACCTCAACACCAATGCGTTACGTATCCCATGGAGGGGATCTGCTCAAAATCACCAGGAAAGGTGAACAACTTACCTGGGCCCATCAGAAGGATAGATGCAAACAGTTACTTTCTCCACTT GTGTTCTTCCCTGTTTCAGTCTACATGAACTCAAGTTCACAG AGGGGACAATCTCTAGCACAGTCAGGAACTCCTCAAAGGCAGCCGAAACTCCTGCTGCTTCGACGGTCATTTCCGTCACTAAGCAATTATGACTTGCAGGTGGTGGTTAAACTAAGGGGGCAGGCACATGGGGGTActtttgtgaagaagaaaaaga GTATTGTTTATGACGTCAGTGAAGACATACCAGCTTGGCCAGGAAGAGAGCAAGAAGGTGGTGAACAGAAAGCCTTCTTCGGCATTGAGACAGCTCGTGGCTTAATACAGTTTgagtacaaaaacaaaaaacacagaGAAATTTGGAGCCAGGGAGTTCAGCAATTGCTGCTCTGTAAAGGAAATGAAAACGTTGCTGCATCTATCTACAAAGAAAGGAAGCTGGAGCTTGAAGAGATGCGTGTTACTATTTGA
- the LOC116248563 gene encoding transcription factor BHLH6-like, with amino-acid sequence MAAETSFFQFEEMNFNAVMHSPWFTAKAAEDGYVTTLELEDMYQRGMQESEELRFLEEHLFNSSSPDFTSHLDPDVFFMDILDPDKCQQSQAEAADALDVAVALSETGEDAFLEEMCQFPGNAEEQYCQPMVFSPCSGAAGQSNSDGGVAGAGEEEEAESDDQRKSGGFNCKNLVSERNRRKRLSHQLLALRSMVPNITKMDKRSVLVDALNYLQGIHEEMESIQKELSEQSRSEIQDPWPGTDLDIMELSGTLSDPAAADYPKLDYSTRPPIEILNIETEMLEDQRYVVKVSCRGGTRAAARAAQAIESLGFEITHSAVERIGEQEVLNTAFIKVKKQVATTEAKLRDCLTSAALKFGFLHHDP; translated from the exons ATGGCAGCCGAAACGAGTTTCTTCCAGTTTGAAGAAATGAATTTCAACGCCGTCATGCACAGTCCCTGGTTCACTGCCAAAGCCGCAGAGGATGGCTACGTTACAACCCTGGAGTTGGAGGACATGTATCAGAGGGGGATGCAGGAGTCGGAGGAACTGAGATTTCTCGAAGAACATCTCTTCAACTCCTCCTCCCCCGATTTCACCAGCCACCTGGATCCTGATGTCTTCTTCATGGACATCTTGGATCCTGATAAATGCCAACAATCGCAGGCAGAAGCAGCTGATGCTTTGGATGTTGCTGTCGCTCTCTCAGAAACAGGGGAGGACGCGTTCCTTGAGGAGATGTGCCAATTTCCAGGAAACGCAGAGGAGCAGTACTGCCAGCCAATGGTGTTCAGCCCTTGCTCTGGGGCTGCCGGTCAGAGTAACAGTGACGGAGGCGTCGCCGGCGCCGGcgaggaggaagaggcggagaGCGACGATCAGCGGAAGTCGGGCGGATTCAACTGCAAGAACTTGGTGTCGGAGAGGAACAGGAGGAAGAGACTGAGCCACCAATTGCTGGCTCTGCGCTCTATGGTTCCGAATATCACCAAG ATGGACAAGAGATCCGTTCTGGTGGACGCGCTGAACTATCTGCAGGGCATCCACGAAGAGATGGAGTCGATCCAAAAGGAGCTGTCAGAGCAGAGCAGATCCGAGATCCAGGATCCATGGCCCGGAACCGATCTGGATATTATGGAGCTCTCGGGGACGCTGTCCGATCCAGCTGCTGCCGATTATCCTAAGTTGGATTATTCCACCCGCCCACCTATTGAGATATTGAAT ATCGAGACGGAGATGCTGGAGGATCAGAGGTATGTGGTGAAGGTCAGTTGCCGCGGTGGCACTCGGGCCGCGGCCCGAGCTGCCCAAGCCATCGAGTCGCTAGGTTTCGAGATCACACACAGTGCAGTAGAGCGAATTGGAGAACAGGAGGTTTTGAACACTGCATTCATTAAG GTCAAGAAGCAAGTAGCGACAACAGAGGCCAAACTCAGAGATTGCCTCACCAGCGCAGCACTCAAATTCGGGTTCTTGCACCATGACCCCTGA